A window of Rhodococcus sp. SGAir0479 contains these coding sequences:
- a CDS encoding L,D-transpeptidase, whose protein sequence is MVVAALLGTALLAGCTIPTGGAENEDPAAAGPVAQVVQSPAPEARDVNPVEPVSVRVTQGTLENVTLTNAAGRAVQGALTPDRTAFTVTEPLGYDAKYTWAGSALGTDGKTVPVAGSFTTLDPDTQTSVRTNVGDGQVVGVAAPIILQFDGPVADKAAVEKALHITTDPPTVGSWAWLPDDNGARVHWRPQNYWVPGTAVHVNADLYGVDFGDGAYGAGDVSLNFTIGRSQIVKADAPSHRMQVVRDGVTVMDIPVSYGEGNENRNVTRSGIHVVSEKHEDFLMSNPPYYENVRERWAVRISNNGEFIHANPATVGVQGASNVTNGCINLSLSDAEEYFGIAMYGDPVEVTGTRIDLSAADGDLYDWAVDWPSWTSMSALV, encoded by the coding sequence ATGGTGGTGGCCGCGTTGTTGGGAACGGCCCTGCTGGCGGGGTGCACCATCCCGACCGGGGGAGCGGAGAACGAGGATCCGGCGGCCGCCGGGCCCGTCGCCCAGGTGGTTCAGAGCCCCGCGCCGGAAGCCCGCGACGTCAACCCCGTCGAACCGGTGTCGGTACGGGTGACCCAGGGCACCCTCGAGAACGTCACCCTCACCAATGCCGCGGGCCGGGCGGTCCAGGGTGCCCTCACGCCGGACCGGACCGCCTTCACGGTCACCGAACCGCTGGGCTACGACGCGAAGTACACGTGGGCGGGCAGCGCGCTCGGCACCGACGGCAAGACCGTTCCGGTGGCCGGCAGTTTCACCACGCTCGACCCCGACACGCAGACATCGGTCCGCACCAACGTCGGTGACGGCCAGGTGGTGGGCGTCGCCGCACCGATCATCCTGCAGTTCGACGGTCCGGTCGCCGACAAGGCGGCCGTCGAGAAGGCCCTGCACATCACCACCGATCCGCCGACGGTCGGCTCGTGGGCGTGGCTCCCCGACGACAACGGCGCCCGCGTGCACTGGCGGCCGCAGAACTACTGGGTGCCCGGCACCGCCGTCCACGTGAACGCCGACCTGTACGGCGTCGACTTCGGTGACGGTGCGTACGGCGCCGGCGACGTTTCGCTGAACTTCACGATCGGGCGGAGCCAGATCGTCAAGGCCGATGCCCCGAGTCACCGGATGCAGGTGGTGCGCGACGGCGTCACGGTCATGGACATCCCGGTCAGCTACGGCGAAGGCAACGAGAACCGCAACGTCACCCGCAGCGGCATCCACGTCGTGTCCGAAAAGCACGAGGACTTCCTGATGTCGAATCCGCCGTACTACGAGAACGTGCGCGAACGGTGGGCCGTCCGCATCTCCAACAACGGCGAGTTCATCCACGCGAACCCCGCGACCGTGGGCGTGCAGGGCGCGTCGAACGTGACGAACGGCTGCATCAACCTGTCGCTGTCGGATGCCGAAGAGTACTTCGGCATCGCGATGTACGGAGACCCGGTGGAGGTCACCGGCACTCGGATCGATCTGTCGGCGGCGGACGGCGACCTCTACGACTGGGCCGTCGACTGGCCCTCGTGGACGTCGATGTCGGCGCTGGTGTGA
- a CDS encoding ESX secretion-associated protein EspG: MAEYSTRGSVAGDRWRFTGLEFQVLWRHLGLDRLPYPLRYRPAAETQDELDRRRREAATSALARVTDTLYLQLAVLAEPTVRVEVFGFTGAQRTPVRMHAGIGGGRGVLAVQVPGPDTDTGGDVVLHAAGASRIPDAIAAALPAVPPGAMAPLRFRRSDLQAGRGTVLAPAGATGIRHDALALLKRPRTGLGEITAFAGAAYDSRPTDDGVALHWMDYADDGRYTFREATDIAVTPASETQLAADIRQLVALVAARDPAR, translated from the coding sequence GTGGCTGAGTATTCGACGCGTGGTTCGGTAGCCGGGGATCGATGGCGGTTCACCGGCCTCGAGTTCCAGGTCCTGTGGCGGCACCTCGGGCTCGATCGTCTGCCCTACCCGCTGCGCTACCGGCCGGCCGCCGAGACGCAGGACGAACTGGACCGTCGCCGGCGTGAGGCCGCGACGTCGGCGCTCGCACGCGTCACCGACACGCTGTACCTGCAGCTCGCGGTACTCGCCGAACCGACGGTACGTGTCGAGGTCTTCGGTTTCACGGGAGCACAGCGCACGCCGGTCCGCATGCACGCCGGGATCGGCGGCGGCCGCGGGGTGCTCGCCGTGCAGGTCCCGGGCCCGGACACCGACACCGGCGGCGACGTCGTGCTGCACGCTGCCGGCGCGTCCCGGATCCCGGACGCGATCGCGGCGGCCCTGCCCGCCGTGCCGCCGGGAGCGATGGCGCCGCTGCGCTTTCGCCGGTCCGATCTCCAGGCCGGGCGGGGCACCGTGCTGGCGCCCGCCGGGGCGACCGGAATCCGGCACGATGCGCTCGCGCTGCTGAAACGGCCGCGGACCGGGCTGGGGGAGATCACCGCGTTCGCGGGCGCCGCGTACGACAGCCGGCCGACGGACGACGGGGTCGCGCTGCACTGGATGGACTACGCCGACGACGGCCGCTACACCTTCCGCGAGGCCACCGACATCGCCGTGACACCGGCCTCGGAGACGCAGTTGGCAGCGGACATCCGGCAGCTGGTGGCGCTCGTCGCGGCCCGGGACCCGGCACGCTGA